The Pyrococcus kukulkanii genome contains a region encoding:
- the rimI gene encoding ribosomal protein S18-alanine N-acetyltransferase, which yields MEDLARPEESMRRKIPISLVTIRKARLFDIPYIMEIERLSFREKYPRGLFLTFMEANPETFLVAEYNGKVIGYVMGYLKPDMEGHIMSIAVHPDYRGNGIGKALMVAVIDRLFKRGARWIGLEVRVSNERAINLYKKLGFKIVKRIISYYSDGEDAYYMILRPEDWERVRMA from the coding sequence ATGGAAGACTTGGCCAGACCGGAAGAGAGCATGAGAAGAAAAATTCCCATATCCCTTGTAACTATTAGAAAAGCTAGGTTATTCGATATTCCTTATATAATGGAAATTGAGCGGCTGTCGTTTAGGGAAAAATACCCTAGAGGATTGTTCCTCACTTTTATGGAGGCAAATCCTGAAACTTTCTTAGTTGCCGAATACAACGGCAAGGTCATTGGTTACGTAATGGGGTACCTCAAGCCCGACATGGAAGGGCACATAATGAGCATAGCCGTTCATCCTGATTATAGGGGAAACGGGATTGGGAAGGCTTTGATGGTAGCCGTTATCGATAGGCTCTTTAAAAGAGGGGCAAGGTGGATTGGGCTTGAGGTTAGGGTTAGCAATGAGAGGGCGATAAACCTCTACAAAAAGCTCGGCTTCAAGATAGTTAAGAGGATTATAAGCTACTATTCGGACGGCGAAGATGCCTATTACATGATCCTAAGGCCGGAAGATTGGGAAAGGGTGAGGATGGCATGA
- the endA gene encoding tRNA-intron lyase has product MKKVIEFFLSGDRVYSEREKAINQLHNNRGYGELKGNRLFLSLIEAAYLTERCWIKVLDGNKELNFQDLVELGRRKDEDFDIKYLVYKDLRDRGYIVKSALKFGSHFRVYRKNAEHSDWLIWVVRENQKLSPNDITARARVAHGVRKSMIMAIVDEDNDVVYYKVEWTKF; this is encoded by the coding sequence ATGAAAAAGGTCATAGAGTTCTTCTTAAGCGGGGACAGAGTCTACAGCGAGAGGGAGAAGGCCATCAATCAGCTACATAACAACAGGGGGTATGGAGAGCTAAAGGGGAATAGGCTTTTCCTCTCCTTAATTGAGGCAGCCTACCTAACGGAGAGATGTTGGATAAAAGTTCTCGATGGAAATAAAGAATTGAACTTCCAAGATCTAGTTGAGCTTGGAAGGAGAAAAGATGAAGATTTTGACATTAAGTATCTTGTCTACAAGGACCTTAGGGACAGGGGGTACATAGTTAAGTCAGCGTTGAAGTTTGGCTCCCACTTCAGGGTTTACAGGAAGAATGCAGAACATTCCGACTGGCTGATATGGGTTGTGAGGGAGAATCAAAAGCTTTCTCCTAATGACATCACGGCAAGGGCTAGGGTGGCTCACGGAGTAAGGAAAAGCATGATAATGGCCATTGTCGATGAGGATAATGACGTCGTTTATTACAAAGTTGAATGGACAAAGTTCTAA
- a CDS encoding glycine C-acetyltransferase, translating to MGKLDWIKEELEELKKKGLYVTIRVLQSAQGPWIVVNGKRVLNMCSNNYLGLAAHPKIKEAAIRAILDYGVGAGAVRTIAGTMELHVELEEKLAKFKKREAAILFQSGYNANLGAISALLRKGEDGVFLSEELNHASIIDGMRLSGAPKVIYKHLDMEDLKKKLEENKDKKKKIIVTDGVFSMDGDLAPLPEIVELAEQYDAIVYVDDAHGEGVLGDHGRGIVDHFKLHDRVDFEMGTLSKAFGVIGGYVAGPEEAIEYLKQRARPFLFSSAMNPPDVAAAIAAVEILQKSDDLVKKLWDNTHYLQKGLRDLGYDLGNTKHPITPVMLYDEKLAQEFSRRLFEEYNIFAQAIVYPTVPLGTARIRLEPSAAHSKEDLKLVIDAFEDLGKKTGFLK from the coding sequence ATGGGCAAGCTCGACTGGATTAAGGAAGAACTTGAGGAACTGAAGAAGAAAGGCCTTTATGTAACTATTAGGGTTCTTCAGAGTGCCCAGGGTCCATGGATCGTTGTGAACGGGAAGAGAGTTTTGAACATGTGTTCAAACAACTACCTCGGCTTAGCAGCACATCCAAAGATTAAGGAGGCCGCAATAAGGGCAATCCTTGACTATGGAGTTGGTGCAGGTGCAGTTAGAACTATAGCTGGAACCATGGAGCTTCACGTTGAGCTTGAAGAAAAGTTGGCAAAGTTCAAGAAGAGAGAAGCTGCAATCCTCTTCCAGAGCGGTTACAACGCAAACCTTGGAGCAATTAGCGCCCTCCTAAGGAAGGGGGAGGATGGAGTGTTCTTAAGTGAAGAACTGAACCATGCGAGTATTATCGATGGAATGAGGCTCAGCGGTGCACCTAAAGTGATCTACAAGCACCTTGACATGGAAGATTTGAAGAAGAAGCTTGAGGAGAACAAGGACAAAAAGAAGAAGATAATTGTCACGGATGGAGTGTTCTCAATGGACGGTGACCTCGCTCCACTCCCGGAGATCGTTGAATTAGCTGAGCAGTACGATGCAATAGTTTACGTTGACGATGCTCACGGTGAAGGTGTCCTGGGGGACCACGGAAGGGGTATAGTTGATCACTTCAAGCTCCACGATAGAGTAGACTTCGAGATGGGTACGCTGAGCAAGGCCTTTGGAGTCATCGGAGGTTACGTTGCGGGGCCTGAGGAGGCCATCGAATACCTCAAGCAGAGGGCAAGGCCCTTCCTGTTCTCAAGTGCAATGAATCCACCGGACGTTGCAGCTGCAATTGCTGCAGTCGAGATACTTCAGAAGAGCGATGATCTAGTTAAGAAGCTCTGGGACAACACGCACTACCTCCAGAAGGGACTTAGGGACCTCGGCTATGACTTGGGTAACACCAAGCACCCGATAACTCCGGTAATGCTCTATGATGAGAAGTTAGCCCAGGAATTCTCAAGGAGGCTGTTCGAAGAGTACAACATCTTCGCCCAGGCCATAGTTTACCCAACCGTCCCACTTGGAACCGCAAGGATAAGGCTTGAACCTTCAGCGGCCCACTCAAAGGAGGATCTGAAGCTTGTAATTGACGCCTTTGAGGACTTAGGAAAGAAGACCGGCTTCTTGAAGTGA
- the hisS gene encoding histidine--tRNA ligase: MIERVKGTRDFLPEEMAKRRWVFERIREVFERYNFKEILTPVMEYTKLFELRSGEEVVRQLYAFKDKGGRDVSLRPDMTSSVARLYVNQFQNAPKPIKWYYIANMFRYEEPQSGRYREFWQAGVELIGSDKVEADAEVISLFVESYLSVGLKDFTVNIGDRVLLDEFAKMLGVKDDIGLMRIIDKKDKLTQEEFIDELKKFGLDDVGVEKVLSLVEIRGRPDEVLPKAEELFKSEKGKEEIRRLYELVDLLDAYGVSSWVMIDLGIARGFDYYTSVVFEAIAPNDLGIGSIGGGGRYDNLIEVFGGRPTPATGFAIGIERLIPILEWKGLIPEIDLSPDVYVVPVGDTKREAISIASRLRREGIKAEVELMGRKLRKALEYANRIRAKATIIVGRKDLERGVVTIRDMESGEQREVKVEEVVEDVKRFLRK; the protein is encoded by the coding sequence ATGATAGAGAGGGTAAAGGGAACGAGGGATTTCCTTCCGGAGGAGATGGCTAAGAGAAGGTGGGTGTTCGAGAGAATAAGGGAGGTTTTCGAGAGGTACAACTTTAAGGAAATCCTAACGCCGGTGATGGAGTACACTAAATTGTTCGAGCTGAGGAGCGGAGAAGAGGTAGTGAGGCAGCTGTACGCGTTCAAGGATAAGGGAGGAAGGGATGTTTCTCTAAGGCCGGACATGACATCAAGCGTTGCTAGACTTTACGTCAACCAGTTTCAGAATGCTCCTAAGCCAATAAAGTGGTACTACATAGCTAACATGTTCCGCTACGAAGAACCTCAAAGCGGCAGATATAGAGAGTTCTGGCAGGCTGGAGTTGAGCTCATAGGGAGCGACAAGGTTGAGGCAGATGCCGAGGTGATTTCTCTCTTCGTCGAGAGCTACCTCTCCGTTGGTTTGAAAGACTTTACAGTGAACATTGGGGACAGGGTTCTCCTTGATGAGTTTGCAAAGATGCTTGGAGTTAAGGATGACATAGGCCTAATGAGGATAATAGACAAGAAGGACAAGCTGACCCAGGAAGAGTTCATAGATGAGCTCAAGAAGTTCGGGCTTGACGATGTAGGAGTTGAGAAAGTTCTCTCGCTTGTGGAGATAAGGGGCAGACCAGATGAAGTTTTACCGAAGGCCGAGGAGTTGTTTAAGAGCGAAAAAGGTAAGGAAGAAATAAGGAGGCTGTACGAGCTCGTCGATCTTTTGGATGCCTATGGAGTTTCATCCTGGGTAATGATAGACCTTGGAATTGCCAGAGGATTTGACTACTACACGAGCGTCGTCTTTGAGGCTATAGCTCCTAACGATCTTGGGATCGGCTCCATTGGCGGGGGAGGAAGATATGACAACTTGATCGAGGTCTTTGGTGGAAGGCCCACCCCAGCAACTGGCTTTGCGATAGGGATTGAAAGACTAATCCCGATTCTAGAGTGGAAGGGACTGATTCCAGAGATAGATCTCTCACCAGATGTATACGTTGTTCCCGTAGGAGATACAAAGAGGGAGGCAATATCAATAGCCTCAAGGCTCAGGAGGGAAGGGATTAAGGCTGAGGTAGAGCTCATGGGAAGGAAGCTTAGAAAGGCCTTGGAGTATGCAAACAGGATTAGGGCCAAGGCAACGATAATCGTGGGTAGGAAGGACTTGGAGAGAGGAGTTGTAACGATTAGGGATATGGAGAGCGGAGAGCAGAGAGAGGTAAAAGTCGAAGAAGTTGTTGAGGATGTTAAAAGGTTTTTAAGGAAGTGA
- a CDS encoding ATP-binding protein — MFFNRESEIEKITEIIENEPNMINFVYGPINSGKTALMLEVANKLSSNFPVFYVNLRWHSIRGYSDLVEVFMDIRRSKMDIIQEIIKLTPILTGIPVPEDVIKELKGADDLFKYLLRLFKDLKSQERTPVLIVDELQKIGDLKINGPALYELFNLFIALTKETHLSHVFVVTSDSLFVERVYGETMLQGRADYIFIDDFDRDTAMRFMRELGFTEEERELLYSYFGGKPGYLIQAKSHRNELQKWCEGILRLRITEVLRLIKKDKRTLDVLKEFKENEEIEVLEIDEPTRTLIRANILFYDPLTGILRPQGRLELNAIRKALSLL; from the coding sequence ATGTTCTTTAACAGGGAAAGTGAAATTGAAAAGATAACAGAGATCATCGAAAACGAGCCAAACATGATTAACTTCGTTTATGGCCCCATAAACAGCGGGAAAACTGCCCTCATGTTGGAAGTTGCGAATAAACTATCATCAAATTTTCCAGTTTTCTACGTGAATTTAAGATGGCACTCCATAAGGGGTTATTCGGATTTGGTCGAGGTATTTATGGACATAAGAAGGTCAAAAATGGACATAATCCAGGAAATAATAAAGCTAACCCCGATTCTCACGGGTATTCCAGTTCCAGAGGATGTTATCAAGGAACTAAAGGGTGCTGACGACCTGTTTAAGTACTTGCTCAGACTGTTTAAAGATCTGAAATCCCAGGAACGCACTCCAGTTTTAATAGTGGATGAACTGCAAAAGATTGGAGATTTAAAGATCAATGGACCAGCTTTATACGAGCTGTTTAACCTTTTCATAGCCTTAACCAAGGAAACTCACCTCTCCCATGTTTTTGTAGTCACGTCAGACAGCCTGTTCGTAGAGCGCGTTTATGGAGAAACGATGCTACAGGGCAGGGCCGACTACATTTTCATTGATGATTTCGACAGGGATACCGCCATGAGATTCATGAGGGAACTCGGATTTACTGAAGAAGAACGAGAGCTCCTGTACAGCTACTTCGGAGGGAAGCCTGGTTACTTGATTCAGGCCAAAAGTCATCGGAATGAGCTTCAAAAATGGTGTGAGGGGATTTTAAGGCTAAGAATCACGGAAGTTTTAAGGCTTATCAAGAAGGACAAAAGAACCTTAGATGTCCTTAAAGAATTCAAGGAGAATGAGGAAATTGAAGTTCTTGAGATTGACGAGCCAACAAGAACCTTAATAAGGGCAAATATCCTCTTCTACGACCCACTAACTGGCATATTAAGGCCCCAAGGAAGGCTAGAGCTGAATGCAATAAGGAAGGCCTTATCCCTTCTTTAG
- a CDS encoding GbsR/MarR family transcriptional regulator, with product MGIEEAKKIIMETFANTARRLGQSELIGYIYGALFLSDRPLSLSEIAEVTGYSVSHVSSAMKVLEGVGLVQRIKKPGDRKAYFVAMKNFGEWRSSTFYENILRDIEETRDNLLRALNEITEDTEEAQKIKEKIQMALKRNEVAKRLLLTIMKFKSEKEILETLERCLKKG from the coding sequence ATGGGCATTGAAGAAGCCAAGAAGATTATCATGGAGACCTTCGCAAATACCGCGAGGAGATTAGGGCAGAGCGAGCTCATTGGGTACATTTACGGTGCCCTCTTCTTGTCCGACAGACCCCTCAGTTTGAGTGAAATAGCCGAGGTAACAGGTTACTCGGTATCACATGTTAGTTCCGCTATGAAAGTCCTTGAGGGAGTTGGCCTAGTTCAGAGGATAAAGAAGCCCGGGGATAGGAAGGCGTACTTCGTTGCAATGAAAAACTTTGGAGAGTGGAGGAGCTCCACATTCTATGAGAACATCCTTAGGGATATCGAGGAGACGAGGGATAATCTCCTGAGGGCCTTAAATGAAATTACCGAAGATACAGAGGAGGCCCAAAAGATAAAGGAAAAGATACAGATGGCCTTAAAGAGGAATGAAGTCGCTAAAAGGTTACTCCTTACCATAATGAAGTTCAAATCTGAGAAGGAAATACTTGAAACCCTGGAAAGATGCCTAAAGAAGGGATAA